A window of the Candidatus Paraluminiphilus aquimaris genome harbors these coding sequences:
- a CDS encoding enoyl-CoA hydratase-related protein, with protein sequence MSITLLTDLADNGVLTLTLNRPEVLNSLNETLTMNLLSALNDARANKDVRAIVITGSGRAFCAGADLDSKSWPSPKGLSAGEATAASMDRGFNPLVKAVSQSTKPVVTAINGIAAGGGVGLALAGDITIASESAKFKLVFGPNLGIIPDMGASWFLPNLVGRARANGLALLGDDLPAATAKDWGLIWDCVPDDQLLTKAQTIAGRLADGPTIGLKAVVKAHDRALSNTLSEQLEYEKETQRMLFDFPHVAEGVRAFIEKRKPNFRDVS encoded by the coding sequence ATGTCAATTACCCTGCTTACAGACCTTGCCGACAACGGTGTCCTTACCCTCACGCTCAACCGGCCAGAAGTTCTCAATTCACTCAACGAAACGCTAACCATGAATTTACTCAGCGCACTGAACGATGCGCGAGCAAACAAAGACGTTCGGGCGATCGTCATTACTGGCTCAGGACGCGCATTCTGTGCAGGAGCCGACCTCGACAGCAAGAGCTGGCCATCGCCCAAAGGTTTATCTGCAGGCGAGGCGACGGCGGCTAGTATGGATCGCGGGTTCAACCCGCTTGTGAAAGCAGTTTCTCAATCCACAAAGCCTGTCGTGACTGCTATCAACGGTATCGCGGCGGGTGGCGGCGTTGGCCTGGCGCTCGCAGGCGACATTACCATCGCCAGCGAATCGGCCAAGTTCAAACTTGTCTTTGGCCCCAATTTGGGAATCATCCCCGATATGGGTGCATCTTGGTTCCTGCCCAATCTCGTTGGTAGAGCCCGTGCCAACGGTTTAGCGCTGCTCGGAGATGACCTGCCCGCTGCGACTGCAAAGGATTGGGGGCTTATTTGGGACTGTGTGCCCGATGACCAACTTCTCACGAAAGCTCAAACGATTGCAGGGCGTCTCGCAGATGGCCCAACAATTGGTTTAAAGGCTGTCGTAAAGGCTCATGACCGCGCTCTCTCCAACACCTTGAGTGAACAATTAGAATACGAGAAGGAAACTCAGAGGATGTTATTCGACTTCCCCCATGTCGCAGAGGGTGTTCGTGCCTTTATCGAAAAACGCAAACCAAACTTTCGCGATGTAAGTTAA
- a CDS encoding helix-turn-helix transcriptional regulator: MGKHHPKLLNNLETKRREANLTQAQLSKFAGVSRKSINAIENGMYVPSTVLSLKIARTLGCSVEDLFRLPRAES, translated from the coding sequence ATGGGAAAACACCACCCAAAACTGCTCAACAACCTCGAGACTAAGCGGCGTGAAGCAAATCTAACGCAGGCACAGCTCAGCAAATTTGCCGGTGTCTCACGTAAAAGCATTAACGCGATCGAAAATGGCATGTATGTGCCGTCAACCGTCCTTTCGCTCAAAATCGCTCGGACACTTGGGTGCTCAGTTGAGGACCTGTTCCGACTCCCACGGGCCGAATCTTAA
- a CDS encoding DUF6249 domain-containing protein: MGELIPIFGMLTGLIIPLSVFFWQYQEGRERRETILEISRTIDDPDKLDELLKMLDEKKEEPTDYRRGGLITLFVGLGIYALGFYAFGNFFKAAGALVGFIGFGITAAGYLYPPSSNEINQAVEDFEER, encoded by the coding sequence ATGGGCGAACTAATTCCAATATTTGGCATGTTGACCGGCCTCATCATTCCGTTGTCAGTCTTCTTCTGGCAATACCAAGAAGGCAGAGAGCGTCGAGAGACGATCTTAGAGATATCTCGCACCATCGACGATCCCGATAAGCTCGATGAACTGCTCAAGATGCTCGATGAAAAAAAAGAAGAACCAACCGATTACCGGCGAGGTGGTCTCATCACCTTATTTGTCGGACTGGGTATTTACGCCCTGGGTTTTTATGCGTTTGGCAATTTTTTCAAGGCCGCCGGCGCACTCGTCGGTTTTATCGGCTTTGGCATTACGGCCGCAGGTTACCTCTACCCACCGTCCAGCAATGAAATCAATCAGGCTGTTGAAGACTTCGAGGAGCGATAA
- the dbpA gene encoding ATP-dependent RNA helicase DbpA — MTSLDFSSLPISPEQLEALDGAGFTKMTPVQAESLPLILERKDVIIQAQTGSGKTAAFGIGLLNHLNPRFFGVQALVMCPTRELAEQVSQSIRQLASRMSNIKTVLLCGGKPFGPQRDSLRHGAHIVVGTPGRIEDHLQRGNLELKGVKTFVLDEADRMLDMGFAQVMADITARLPKNRQTLLLSATFPEDIKKVSRSIQLNPLQIRVEEPARREKQIVEQLFFEVQKHERDRCLLALFEHYRPRNAMVFCNTKQQCAEVARFLRTHDIEAAAIHGDLDQRERDQVLLQFANDSCPVLVASDVAARGLDIPLLEMVVNYELPRDADTYVHRIGRTGRAGESGQAFSLVTPPEAPRMRVVEEYLSTNCICDVLSSLDRDPNYQLQGSRVTLQFDAGRKQKIRPGDLLGALTGDAGLSGGQIGKITIAETSSYVAIDRLALRQAMNYLANGKVKGRAIRARRLKAQQ; from the coding sequence ATGACTTCACTTGATTTTTCATCACTGCCTATCAGTCCCGAGCAACTCGAGGCGTTGGATGGGGCCGGTTTTACTAAGATGACGCCTGTGCAGGCCGAGAGTTTGCCGCTCATACTTGAGCGAAAAGACGTGATTATTCAAGCACAGACAGGCAGCGGAAAAACCGCGGCGTTTGGTATTGGTTTGTTGAACCATTTAAACCCCCGGTTTTTTGGCGTGCAGGCCTTGGTGATGTGTCCCACTCGTGAGCTTGCTGAGCAGGTCTCCCAGTCGATACGACAGTTGGCGAGTCGAATGTCGAACATCAAGACAGTGCTCTTGTGCGGCGGAAAACCGTTTGGCCCACAGCGAGATTCCTTGCGGCATGGTGCTCATATTGTTGTCGGTACTCCTGGGCGTATCGAAGATCATCTCCAACGCGGTAACTTGGAGCTGAAGGGGGTTAAGACCTTTGTGCTGGACGAGGCTGATCGTATGTTGGACATGGGATTTGCTCAGGTGATGGCTGATATCACAGCGCGCTTGCCAAAAAACCGACAGACGCTTTTGTTGTCGGCTACTTTTCCAGAAGACATCAAAAAAGTCAGTCGATCAATTCAACTAAACCCTCTGCAAATCCGTGTTGAGGAGCCGGCAAGACGTGAGAAACAGATTGTTGAGCAGCTTTTCTTTGAAGTTCAGAAGCATGAGCGTGACCGGTGTTTACTCGCGTTGTTTGAGCATTATCGTCCGCGAAATGCCATGGTTTTTTGTAACACCAAACAGCAGTGTGCCGAAGTTGCTCGCTTTCTAAGAACGCATGATATTGAGGCGGCCGCGATTCATGGTGACCTTGATCAGCGCGAGCGAGACCAGGTGCTACTGCAATTTGCCAACGATTCGTGCCCTGTTTTAGTGGCCAGCGACGTTGCCGCTCGTGGACTAGACATTCCTTTGCTAGAGATGGTTGTCAATTACGAGTTACCTCGAGACGCTGATACGTACGTACACCGAATTGGGCGTACGGGAAGGGCTGGCGAGTCTGGTCAGGCGTTTAGCTTGGTGACGCCTCCTGAGGCCCCGCGTATGAGGGTTGTAGAGGAGTACTTGAGCACTAATTGCATCTGCGATGTACTTTCCTCACTCGATCGAGATCCCAATTATCAATTGCAAGGCAGTAGGGTCACGCTCCAATTTGACGCTGGCAGAAAACAAAAAATTCGCCCGGGCGACCTACTGGGTGCCCTGACCGGCGACGCGGGTCTGTCGGGTGGTCAAATCGGCAAGATTACAATTGCCGAAACCAGCAGCTACGTTGCAATTGATCGCTTAGCGCTGCGTCAAGCGATGAATTACCTCGCAAACGGGAAAGTCAAAGGCCGAGCCATACGCGCAAGACGTTTGAAGGCTCAGCAGTAG